The region CATCTTTATTATGGAATAATAATGCGCCGTGCTCTCCTTTTTTGATTACCACATATTTAGGCCCCATAGTATGGATTTTAGCTGCAGCTTTCACCAATGAATATTCTCCTGATAACTGACGTGCTTCTTCATCATTAATAGTAATTACGTCTACACGTTTCATAACATCTAACAATTCAGGTAAAGCACAATCCATCCAGAAATTCATCGTGTCTAAAACTACTAACTTAGGTTTAGCCGTTAATTGATCTAACACACTTGATTGAACTAATGGGTGTAAGTTACCTAACATTACAATTTCTGCATCTTGGAATGCTACTGGAACCACTGGTTTAAAATCCGCTAATACATTTAATTCAGTTGCCAATGTATCGCGTGAATTCATATCGTTGTGGTAACGGCCACTCCAAAAGAAAGTTTTTCCTCCAGGAACAACTTCAATACCATCGATATTAATATTTTTGTTAGTTAATAAATCTAAATATTCTTGAGGGAAATCTTCACCCACTACAGAAACAATTGCAGATTCAACATTAAAGAAAGAAGCGGATAAACCAATAAAAGTTCCTGCTCCACCTAATATTTTATCTGTT is a window of Flavobacterium indicum GPTSA100-9 = DSM 17447 DNA encoding:
- a CDS encoding PfkB family carbohydrate kinase, with the protein product MSKLLIVGTVAFDAIETPFGKTDKILGGAGTFIGLSASFFNVESAIVSVVGEDFPQEYLDLLTNKNINIDGIEVVPGGKTFFWSGRYHNDMNSRDTLATELNVLADFKPVVPVAFQDAEIVMLGNLHPLVQSSVLDQLTAKPKLVVLDTMNFWMDCALPELLDVMKRVDVITINDEEARQLSGEYSLVKAAAKIHTMGPKYVVIKKGEHGALLFHNKDVFFAPALPLEEVFDPTGAGDTFAGGFSGYIAQSGDTSFENMKNAIIHGSNLASFCVEKFGTERMVALDKEEVLSRLQQFKALTQFEISL